The sequence below is a genomic window from Candidatus Auribacterota bacterium.
ACTTCAACAATGCCATCCTCAAGCTGGTCAAGATAGAAGTGGCAGAACGGCAGCAGCCGGATTAGAGTATCTGGATCTTTTTGACCGGTTTCATCGCGCCCTCCGCCTTCGGGAGCGTGACGGTCAGGACGCCGTTTTTGTAGTCGGCCTTGATTTCGTTCTCTTTGATCTCCGTCGCGATGGGGATGACGCGCTCGAAGCTGCCAAAACTCCTCTCGCGCATATACCACCCCGTGCTCTTGATCTCTTCTTTGACCACTTCCCTCTTGCCGCTGACGATCACGTTCCCGTCCTTGAATGAGATGTCGATTTTATCTTTTTCCATGCCCGGGAGATCACAGCTCACGATGATCGCCTTATCGGTTTCTTTCACATCCACATCCGGATAAAACTCGAAGTTCTGCGCAACCGGCCCCATGGGCGCCCGGGGCTGTAAACGCCAAGCAGTATCCTCGATGATTTGGTTCAGTCTTCCCTGGATCCCGTGCAGCTCCGCCCATATATCCTCTCCCGCAGGCCCGCCGCCTGGCGGGACAGGGGGTTCCTGGACAGACTCAGGGTTCGCACCGGCTGTCTCGTCAGCAGGTGTTCTGGCCGCTCCCGCGGGAGCCGCACAGAAGACGGCGACGGCCGCCATGGCGAGCAGGGCACAAAACATACCATACGTCAACGAACGCATACGCCACCTCCTTTTTAAATTAAATCACTGGTAACTACTCAGGTAGTCAGAAGCCAGGAGCCTGAATCAAGAATGGATCGCGAATAAGCTTCCAGTAGCTTGCTGACCTCTTCGAGCTAACTGCATTAACTCGGAATTCTGGCTCCTGACTCCTGAATTCTGGCTCCTGAGCAGTTACAATCACTGAATACACTGAGAACACTGATGAGAATGCTGCTAAAATGCAGGGGCGCCCCTGACAAAACGCTCTTTCTCCAGATCCCCGGCGTCAACCACGACGAGGACCTCTCTGTTCGCCCCGTTCTTGCTCAGCGTGACGAGGCGTCCCTTGCTGATATGGACCCGCTCCTTGTTATAGAATTCACCGCGGAGAGAACCATCATAGATGATGAGGTCGATATCGTCGGCGCGCACACCATCGATGTACACGTCGCCCAGCCTCATGACGAGAGGCATATAGATGGAGTGCAGATTGTCAACGATGGTTCCATATGCGACCACCGGCTCCCGCACGAGCGCGACCTGCTGGTCATAGACAGGGATGTACTTTCGATCAGCATAGACGAAGAAGCAGCATATGATAATGCCGTCGTGATTGAACCGGACAGGCCAGAATTTGCCGAACTCGACGCAGCGCCGCTTGGGGTCGGTATAGGTGAGCCGCCAGATCTGCTGGGCCACCTCCATGTTCTGCTCCGGCGTACCGAAGAACACCAGGTCAATATCCTCGTCATCCTCCATGCGGCCGTAGGCGAGAGAACCGGTCACCCCAAGCCTTTCCAGCGGCACATTGAAAAGGACGCTCACCTCTTTGACGCGTTTGTCAACCTGCGGATACTTCTCCATCACGTAGCGCATTGACTTATGATTACTGAACCAGCCTTTCATGGCGCTGAGCTCAAAGGGATAATGGAACTCCGTGAGGATCAGTCTCTCACGCGGCGGTCTCAGGCTGTGATCTATCTTGTAATGGTACTCGATCTGTTTATCGTGAGGAATGAGGACCCGCTCACCCGCTTCCCACCCCTTTGTGATGCTCTCGTATTTCCGCCCGTGGACCAGGATGGTGCCCTTCTCACATGGATAGTTGATGATCTTGCCATAGAAGCAGCCCGGGGGGTGCCAGTACCCCTCTGCATAGACGAAGCTTTCGGTATCCTTGAAGAAGTATGTGGTATCAAGAACCGTGGGGCCGAGATCCCCCAGGGGGCATACGACCTTCTCGATTTCCTTTTCGAATGTATCTGCCATGAGTATTCTCCCTCCCGCACAGGATGACTGCGGGGCCCGGTGCCTCGAACGCTTCTCAGATCTACGGCGAATGATACCAGAATGGCATTCTGATTAAAATTCAAAAAAGCGATCAGCTAAATTAAATATTTCCATCACGAGCCAGGCGGGGGACCAGGTGCTAAAATGCAAAAATACGGCCGTTACCCGAGCCGCACCCACACGCGGTGCCTGATCTTCGACCTCAGGGACACCATGCTGAGGATTCCCCAGAGCCAGCGGTAGTTGGAGGGGCTGAAGTAGAGGTCAGTGAACCGCACCACCCTGCATATCCAGTGGAGGAGGTGGAGGTGGTTGAAAAATAATTCCCTCTTTTCAATCTGTCGTATCAGGAAATTCGGGAATATCTTGAATTGAGCGAGAGAAAACAACAGGTAGTAGTACTCGTGCGTCCTGAGAAAGCCCCGGTATTCTTTTTTTGAATCAAAGGTCGTGATCCAGTCGCTGCCGGACGTGCTGGTGTTCCCCTCGATGTCCTTCTCGGTAATGAAGCCCTTGGCGAGGTATATCTTGGTGAGCACGTAGTTCGGGAAAAAAGACAGGTTGAAGGCCTGGAAAATGAAATTCTTGGGCAGCTGCAAAAACAGATTCAGGCTCTCCCGAAGGTCTTCCCTCTTTTCGAGGATGTTATTCTTCACGTAGTCATAGTATATCCTGAACACGCCGTTCGAGCGCTTGATCGATCTCAGCCCATCAAGCCTGCGGCCGGCTGTGATCACCTGCGAGTTCAGTTCACTCCTGTTGTAGAGCTGTTTCCTGATGGCGTAGCTCCCGCTCTGTATCCCCATCACCGTCACGGTCCAGCCGGCCTCTCTCAGGGCGACGAGGATCTCCTCATCGACGTACGAGGGATGGGAGTACGCGAAGAACGGAATATTCACCTTCTCGCGGTACTCCCTGGCGAACTCGAGACACCATTTCTTGTTGACCTGAAAGATGTT
It includes:
- a CDS encoding Hsp20/alpha crystallin family protein gives rise to the protein MRSLTYGMFCALLAMAAVAVFCAAPAGAARTPADETAGANPESVQEPPVPPGGGPAGEDIWAELHGIQGRLNQIIEDTAWRLQPRAPMGPVAQNFEFYPDVDVKETDKAIIVSCDLPGMEKDKIDISFKDGNVIVSGKREVVKEEIKSTGWYMRERSFGSFERVIPIATEIKENEIKADYKNGVLTVTLPKAEGAMKPVKKIQIL